The Pagrus major chromosome 1, Pma_NU_1.0 genome includes the window TGTGTAACTGTTCTTTCTGAAGTCAAAGGATTGgcctttgaattttttttacatcccgGTATAGATTATTTCTCTGTGTATGTGCAGCTTTTATGAACTGCAAAATCCTTTCATGATCATCATTTTATTTGGGATTACGGGGAGAAAAATGAATTTAGTGTCATGAGGTAAATGATATAAGTGCTACTAAGTTAAATCACATGTGCAAGAGTCACAGTAATCCACTTTCTTTCACACCGCTGACATTTGTATCTTAAAACGAATACAGAAAAGTTGCGTACATCCTAATTTTTGCCTTTAAATGAATTTATCCACGTTAAATTAGTTACTGTGTTGTTGTCTTTGCAGTGGGATTATGAGACCCGGTCTCAACGCCATTCTTGGACCTACTGGAAGTGGAAAATCTTCGTGAGTATCAATAACTTGATACCAGAGAAGAAATATAGTAAAAAGAAATAATCTCCTGCATTTGTTGTAGATATATTTAAGCattgttcttgttgttcttgTCGTTGTTGAAAGGTTCTTGGATATTTTGGCTGCCAGAAAGGATCCTTCAGGTCTCTCAGGTGAAGTCCTCATCGACAGAGCGCCGCAGCCTCCAAACTTCAAGTGCCTCTCTGGTTATGTAGTTCAGGTGTGTTATATTGATCACTTAAAACTGCATGATTTATTACCTTTTAGTAAGTCCAGTAacaatatttataatttacagGCTTGTTTTCACTTGCTGGTTTAGATTTCACCAAATTCCTGAGATGAATATCTGATTCTTCAGCTGCTAAATACTCCAGACtagttgctttttttctgtctgctgtaaaCAAGACAGATGAGAGCGGTGAGACTGCACCAAAACAGTAATGTTGCAGGCAGTATATCACAGTACTTTGTGAGTTTGGGGctctttattttacattttaaaaataaaagacacatgacaacaaaaataaaaatgacaaaatataaacacattcagtCAGAGGTTTCAGGGAAAAAGAGTTTCATGATGCTTCAAAAGcttattatgtatttttttgttgttgttacataAACTGAGTGATTTAAGTAGAGAATCAGCTGTAGTGTAGTTGTATTTAAGAGTGCCATCATTTGgattattggatttttttttaacgttcAAGGGCTTCCACTGGTAACCCCATGTTTATTGTCACAACGGCGTACTGTGGGTTGTTCCCTCAGGCAAAGTCTCCAGAAATGCAATTTACGAAAAGTGGGCATAAAAGGCTCAAAATGTCTGCGAGAGAAGCCTCCTTCACTTGACGATTTGACAGTGGGACAACCCTAAGCACTTGCAAACCTTCAGGGAACGGGCCTCAAAGTTTGGGCAGTAgtaatttgatttctttttaatacaaaaatgttgattatagcagctttaaatacagAGCAGCACTATTAGGTAAACATTTCCCTGCATTACAGGTCTGTAGAAACGTAGATTTACAGAAAATGCAGCAAAGCAGAACATCTCTATgtctctgacctttgacctcaagCCTCTCATCTCCCTCCTCAGGAAGACGTGGTCATGGGCACCCTGACTGTTCGGGAGAATCTGCGTTTCTCTGCAGCGCTGCGGCTGCCCTGCTCTGTGCCTCAGAGTGAGAAGGAGGCTCGGGTCAATCATCTCATTAAAGAACTGGGTCTCACCAAGGTGGCTGACTCCAAGGTAAAtcaatttacacacacacgtccCATTTACTTATCTAACCTCACGGTCTGCTTGGGTTGATGGTTTGGGTCCTTATGTTTTTGACAGGTGGGCACACAGATGACCCGGGGAatctctggaggagagaggaagaggacaaACATCGGCATGGAGCTGATTATTGATCCCTCCGTTCTCTTTCTGGATGAACCGACCACAGGACTGGATGCCAGCACTGCTAACTCTGTCCTGCTGTTACTGAAGAGGTATCAAAGATGATTTTATTAAGGATCATATTCAGAGTTCAGTCTTTGTCTGTGATTAAACGTGTATTTCATACCTActacaatgtaaacatcttaatttaatttagcatcatttatattttatgacattttatgcTGCCTCTTTGGACATAATCCTTTTCCCAAATTGCAGCACTtgatatttaatgtaatttgaATTGAAATACAACATTAGTTTAttactggtgttttttttactcaatGTAATAAAGAGCAACTGTTATATAATAAAAACCTCTATAATAGCCACAGGAATTATTTTTGGACTATTACAGTGTTTGATtattataaatgaataattaaaatcacatatgaaaacataaaatgtcctCTTTTTTATATAATGAATTGATTATAATAAAATACTACAATAATACTGACTGTGAACCCAAAGACACTGAATTTGATTAAactcttgtttatttttgcatcttaattttattttctttaatatataaacatttttaactgtGTGTCTTTTCAGAATGGCCGGTCATGGAAGAACCATAATTATGTCCATCCACCAACCGCGATACTCGATCTACAGACTGTTTGACACTCTGACTCTGCTGGTTAATGGTAAAATGGTGTACCACGGACCAGCTCCAAATGCTTTGGACTACTTCGCCAACATTGGTGACTATGTGGCAATTTATTTGTACCACGAGACATGTTTATATTGTTCCTGATGTTTCAGTGGTGGCACCTATACATTAATGTATGTGGTTGTGCAGATGTTTTCTTATAAAGCTTAtaaaaaccaacaataaatCTTTGTGACCTGTGTTCCAGGCTACCCCTGCGAGCCCCACAACAACCCAGCCGATTTCTTTCTGGATGTCATTAACGGAGACTTCACCGCCACAACCATGACCAAAGTGCACGGGTCTGAAGGTAACAGCATTTATTTCAACCCGCCACTTGAATCACGTCTAATGTCCCTGGATCGAACTGTATGAATGATGTTTTCGAAGGATATTGTTGTGTGGAACTCGAGATAAAAGTCAGTTTCGATCAGTCAGTCATCTGGACTGTGGGGGACCTGTGAAAGTagctacatttttatttttagagaagGTAATGTATTTGTACAGCACAATTCAACAAAGTAATTAAGTATAAGTATGTATACGTAAGGCATAAAAGGCATTCAGACAagatataaaatatgtaatattaagaatatgtatataaatatatacaaagagtaaaaataaaagataaaaaaagctcaaattgaataaaacagattaaaacagaacaataaaaaatacagttcAAACCAGATTATGACAAGAAGGTTTATTTAAAGCTTATATCTATAAGCAAATTACAGATTTATATGGTAAAGGGATTATTGGTGTCTTCTGTCATCCAATACTTAAATCAATCATTTTTCCTTTGTTCGTGGCTAGATTTGGACTTTGAGGACGTCAGCAGCTCCAGGCAGAGCATCGAGGAGCGTCTGGTGGAGGAGTTCAGGAACAGCAGCTACTCCGGTGACACAAGAGCGGAGCTGGACCGCATCGTCCAGGATAAGGAGTGTATCTTATGTCCAAAATCCCGCACCATCACATACAACAGTTCCTTCTTCCACCAGCTACGTTGGGTGCTTAAACGAACCTTCCAGAACCTCATGTTGAACCCACAAACATCTGTGGCCCAGGTAAACACACCTTCACTACTCACTCTCACTTAAAACAGAGAACTCATCACGAATGGTAAAAATATGACAGTGAGAAACTTAAAGCCGTCTGTTGACTTTAGTTTCCAACATTTTTTGCCACAGATGACAGAGCTGTGTTTAACTGTTTTGGTTCTCGTTTTGTGACTCAAGTCTAAGCTGCAGATCTACATCTCTGACAGATACCTAATGAACTTTTAAAGTTATCTGGTTTTAGGTTTAAAGGTTTAAACATGATGCTGTGCCAACATCACCTTCACTTTGTTCAAGCACTtcaaagagtgaaaagagaagaaaatactCAGTGTTACTGCTGTTATCATCATGAACAGGATTCATAGACAGCACTCCGGAGGCGTCAAGACTTAATGCCCTCATTAGTCACCCCATGGCTGCAAAATGCCGTCAGAAGTCTCCTCACTTTAAGAATTATTAACAGCTAATTGGCCCTAAATAAGTCAAAATAATCCTACAAGAGGGGCTCTAGGTGGCGTGGGCGCCGTAATCGGCTTTGGTGACTGTTGTGACCCCACTCTTGCCTCTTTGGGCCAGGATCTGAACTGATATCATATCTGGCCAAAGCCCCTTGGCCATGGTTGAGACTCATCACATGATGGCGTCATGACCTATCACTCCACTGCCCCGCTTTCACATGAGGGGCTGCGGGGAATGAGGTGAAAAAGGCTCAACCGTATTAGCTTATCCCTTCACCCTGGGAACCGCTTAGTCCTGTCATAATCTGTAAATTGTTAGGATTAAAACTTGTGTCGCTTtcacttttctcactcttttctGTCATCTTCCCCCACCACCAGTTCTGGTTGTTCTCTTGGATAGGCCGTCGTCCACTTGACCCCTTGATCCTCAGAGACATTGACTTTTTTGTCAAAGAGGACACCGCTTAAGtgttatttccatttttcacaAAGAATTCAGTTCACAATTAGAGGAACTGTGGCTCTGAATTACTGCACCAACGATTTTCTTCCGAATAGCCGCGGAGGTAAACCTTCCTTTGCCATGAAGACAAAAAGATAATACGTATATTGTTAATACAGCTGCAACGACTActtgattaatcgtttcagtgatttttttcaagcagaaatgtcaacaacttaaatgtaaggaattgctgcatttctttgtcattcattgAAAATAATCGTGAGTTACTGCCCTAACTGATTAGTTTCTGTATAGGTGGGGTTACTGGCACCTCCTCAACCACTGGCAAGATGCATGAAGGAAGCAAAGGGTCAAAAGTCCAGCAAAACTTGGGAGGAATATTAAGACTGACGTGTTGCGGCTTGTGTTCTTCACAGGGGTCCTCATGCAAATCCTAACAAtcaaagtgaaagaaaatacGGCAAAAAACTCATCCTTTTGTTTCATGCTTATCTTGCAACTCGCAAATGTTGTTTCATGCTATTGTTTGCAAAGTTTGCAGGACTTTCCTAGCTtgcttttcactgtttttctctgtgcagcTGGGAGTCAACATCTTCCTCGCCCTCATCGTAGGAGCCATTTTCTTCGGGGTCAAAGACGACCAGAGTGGTATCCAGAACAGGTGAGAGAGCTGCTGAAACACACCCTGCATACAGTATGTCCTCAAAAATCCTCTGTTTTTAACAGCAGCTACTGTAGCTGTGGACGACTTCAgtaattttaaaaactttaaacttaaactttcCTTATATTAATCATAAAGTCTCTAAGTTTTCCCCATTGGTATAGAGCTTGTTTCAGGAAAGTTATATTTAtctacacttttttttttgctgcagctGGGCTCTGACTTCTTTGTAGCATCAACAGCACATTTATAATTATATTCTAAAGTTTGTGCTTGCTATTATTATCTTTACACCTGTGATAatgtacataaaaatataatatttaggTTGTTTCTGTTAATCTAGAATATTATGTTGCTATTTAATATGGGTATATTGATTATTGGGAAATGTTTTCTAATAAATCTTGATGTTTTGTAAGTCACTCACACAAAGAGGTGTGAAAAGTCGAGCGATTCCTGAAAGGATAATCCTCTTACCATGTTTTATTGGGCACAACCTGGTACTCACAAGCCCAGTGAAGCACATCAGAAATCTAAACAGTCTCCCTCTTCACTTCTGTGCATGGTTCAGTGGAATATAAGGTCCCTAATGTCATTATATTCATGGTCAATGCATAGGCAGTATGGCAGTCAGACGACAGTGTACGCGGCTTAAATGTTAAGTTCAGTCAGTCGCCTTCTTTTAAGTCGCTGTATGTATATATGGACCACACCGCATTCAGAACCATAATCTGCACAGTGTTGACTGTTTGAGGTGAACTCTCGATGCCAGACATCAGATGCTGCCGTAATTCAAGGCATTTAATTTACACAGCCTGCGTTAAAGTACAATTTTAggcacaattttgaggtatttggaTTTTATGATACTTCTCCTTCTGTGTATTTAAAGCAATAAGCAGAATTTTGAAGTCGCTTTCCTGCATTTTGATCACAAGTATCCAAGAtaagaaatgtgttgtttctgtactgaaacaaacagatattacatgttaatcagtgagctttaaaggtgctggtaagcagattttgttacctttttcCAGGGccgggctagctgtttccccctgcttccagccaagctaagctaagccaaGCTAACAGGCTGTTGGCTGTGGTTTTAATATTTTCCGCACAGACATGAGAGGGGTATCGATTGTCCCAgattttcccaaaatgttaaattattccTTTGACAGGCAAGCAATCAGACGAGGCAGgcagagataaaaacacaagGCAGGAAGGTACTACAGACAATCTGGCAGAGAACTGGAGCTTGAGGGCAGGTATATAAATGTCTTATATACTAGGAATTAGGAGCAATTTGATGAACATTTGATGTTTTCCAGCCCAATAATTGCTCAAAATCCACCCAAACATTATTTATgataaacaatacaaattaattaataaacaatAGCGACGGTGTTGTGGTTCAtcacagttttttaaatatgaaataataataatagaacaATTCAAGTGAGATAGGAGGCTACATCCTACAGTGCAACTATACAACTATTTtacattaaagataaaataaaggaCAGTTCagataaaaaatgataaattttGACAGAATGCTGACTTAGAGTATTCGCTCtgtataaatgtttttgttcctcCTACAGGATGGGTGCTCTCTTCTTCATCACAACCAACCAGTGTTTCAGCACTGTGTCTGCAGCTGAGCTATTCATCATCGAGAGGGAACTCTTTGTGTATGTAACCTGTCTGGAGGTTGTACGGGACTCAACAAGCTGGCATAACTCTGCACTGAGGGGGTAGAGCTGGaatttgatttctgttttcttgtgaCAGGCACGAGTACATCAGCGGCTACTACAGAGTGTCAGTGTACTTCCTCTCTAAGATCCTGTCTGACATCACCCTGCGCACCATCACCTCCGTCATCTTCAGCGGTATCGTCTACTTTATGATCGGTAAGACTAACACATCGATAAACTAATGAGTTTGTGGAATACTTAAAGTTTCCGTCTTTGAGCAACAGACATATAACTGAATCTAGATTTAGTTGCTCAGTATTTAGTCTTTAATAGCAgaatgtatgtgtatgtgtccaCTCAGGGCTCAAatccacagcagcagccttCTTCGTCTTCACGCTGACAGTGACTCTGGTGGCCTACACAGCCACAGCCATGACCATGGCCATCTCAGCTGACCAGAGCGTCGTGGCTCTCGCCAACATCTTCATGACCATCACCTTCGTATTCATGATGGTGAGAGACGCAGcgacacagaaaaacacagagatgttggctgtgaaaaaaaaacttatagcttcagtttgttgttttagaTTTTCTCAGGTCTCCTGGTGAACCTGCCCAGCATCATGGACTGGCTGGCTTGGCTGAAGTACTTCAGCATTCCTCGCTACGGGCTCGCAGTAAGTCAAAATAAAGGGAAGTTCGTTAGCGAGGTAGGTAGGTAAAATGTTGTCATCTCATGTTCCTGAGACAATTTAGGAAGTCCACTCTCAGAGGAGTCAGTTTACATTCCTCCATTGATCGCCACAGATCAGCATTCAGTCTCAGCCTTCAGTCTAATGTACTTTATTCACTTTGATCTGCTCAGCGTTGATTGACTATGCTGTCTATGCTCAGGCCTTGAAGATCAATGAGTTTGTGGGTTTGAAGTTCTGCGAGGAGGCTGTGATCCAAAACACCAACATGTCGGCTTCAATGACCAACTGCAGTGTGAGCACAGTGGGCCTGACGTGAGTGGACCTGCATGCTGTATATATGCACTGTGATAACTCTGTGATCTGTTCCCCTGAAACAAATGATGACATTTCCAGCAAAATAAGACCACCAGGCCTCAGGTTAAAagttgacatttctacaatcaTAAGCGTAATTCCAGTTGACACTAGAACATttataaagaacaaaaaatcAGCTTAAATATTGAAATGTAATTTCTATAAGTGACCAGTTGTGACATGTGTTGTTTCAGATGCACAGGAGAGCAGTATCTGGACTACCTGGGAATAGAGTACACCACCTGGGGACTGTGGGAGAATCATGTGGCTTTGACCGTTATGACGTTCATATTCCTCATCATCGCCTATCTGAAACTCCGCTACATCAAGAAATTCACTTAAATGTGCgatttttttgttctttatttttctctttaaggAACCAGGCCAGTAAATGTTCAAATTCAGCAAAGTCAAAAATGGCACCCTTAAGCACCCTTAGTGCTAAGTAGGTAGCAATGTTAGGTTTTAGAGCTTTTTCGCCAATATCAGCTGCCTTCTATGCCAAAAAATGACTGTATGAgagcagtgacagtgaactAAAACTGTAAAGTTGCATGATGTCAAACCAAAACAGTTAGTCGATCGTAATTTGATTCATTGTTAATATGAAAAATACTGACCAGAGCAGCTTCAACGTACAGATATGAGAGTATCGGTCTTCTCATCTGGGTGAATAACCACATTTTccccaaatgtcaaactataTCTTTGAGTATTCCTGTGGTTTTTAAAATACTTGGATATTCAGTGTAGTTAAAATACAACCCTGAAAGAAAACTTCAGTTTAAGACCACGTGTTTTAGGAACTAATATGACAATGTCagctattttatttttcacactgtTGTAGTGGTTTAAGAAGTCAACACAGAAGAGACTTTCCTAACGTTTAAAGACTTTTACACAACGACGGTGATAAatgtgtgctgtttttcttaCAGGTTTATATTTCAAAGTgtttatttatgaatatttacatttgctGTACTATTTTAAAATCAGACTATGCCTTTTTTCAGTACTTTTGTAATTCAGTAGTCTTGGTTAGCTTTTGCACAATTTCCAGAATCGTTCTTTTTTTAAGCTCAGCACTGATTATTTGTATTGTAGATACTGTAGAGTTATACCACATAGATAGTAAGTACGTGCTCACTTTTTCTATTGTTCGAAAGATTtctatacatacatttacactCAGATACAGTTTTTTGTGAGAACATgtataaacattttcatctaaCCTTGGTGTTAGTCTTGTTATTTTGATGTTAGCATAGTAATTCTGTTGGGATGACACGGCAGTGctttattttacaggtctgtagtttccTAATGATTTCCAGTTTAactaatttaaatttaaatttcaaaaataataatacaattataaGAAATTATATTTCACAAGGCTTTATATCTTCTTACAACTACAAGATAAGCAATGAACGAGATGCAATCCCAATAAGATTAAAGGGCATATATACATTCAATAAAGTGCGGATGACTGAAGATCTACTGTTCTGTATGAGCGAACCAAGAAAAATGACTACTGATTTGGCATCTGTCATCTTTAATATGTTAAATTTGTGGAGtaataatgttaaaaatgtttaaaaatgaagataATATTTTTGTCATATTAATGGATGTTTCTTGTTGCTGAAAATGAATCATCcagaccagagaaaacaaaatgatgaaacaaacttatattttaataacactttattttatcataacagattaaaaaaagaaatagattGTAAAAAAAGTAAggcacagggaaaaaaaaaacataataaatgcaTGGGTTTCCCATGAACAGGTGCACTCCAAATCGAAGTTTGTTTTAAGTTACAATATGTATCATAAAATGATAATAAGCTACCTAATTTGAAGCTTCATTGATGTACAGAAGATGAGTAAATATGACAGAAAGTGCCACACTTGTACCTACTGTGTATTAAAATGacgaaaaaaaaataatcagcaaaatTAACAGTCATAGAAACGCCTTTTTTGGTATTTGTGTAAATGCTAAATAAATGCTGTGTGCGTACAGTAATCAAAAGCAGGTGGAGCACGTTTCTCATGTAATACTTAAATCATACGCTGTGTATTCTGAGTACAACTGAGTACGCTGAAGGCTGCTGTATACTGTAATACTGTATAATGTAAATCCTTCATTATCCTTTGACTTCTTTCACACGTTTTTTCTTCCATTCATCATCCCGTTAAAGTAATACTTGATAAAAGAGTGTAGTGACTACTTTTAGACGTCTCTCTCAAGAGCCTCACTCACTTTCAGTGCATTTATTTAAGGTGGAGTGGGTTTGATTTTGTCACCTCCTTTGTAATACGTCATTAACAGCTTCAATAAGACATCTCATTTTTGTTCTGCAAAAATGGTCCCACCTCTTCATTTCCTTGTACCGCTGCTGGGAAATCTTAAGTACAGAGTTTCTTGCCAGAGTGGAATATCCTTCACCGGGCCAAGTCCTCACACATGGCTGCTCCCATTTGTGCTTGTGTCGAGGCCGTCGGCAGACATGGAAGAGGATGGACGGGGCCGGGGGCCGACAGGAGTGGCCGGCTGTGGGTGGCTGACCTGTGAGACCATATCGTCAGACTCCCAGCGCTCCAGTTCCTCCCTCACCAGCCTCTCCATCTGCTCCCTGTGGACGTCTGTGTCCCGTCCCAGACGCTCATCCTGACAGACAACAACAGATTAacttgtacagtatgtttacaggcACGTAAGAAACTGGGATACACAGGATGCACTGTGGTGACCTGGTTACTGTAAATATGCATATAAACCTATTTCTGTATTCTATAATTATTAAAGATAAGAtaaattttttttcaggagaaatccAGCTGAGGAAATCAGTTTTTCTTATCTCCTACCTCAATTACACAAACTGTTTTGCCTGTAAGACGTTTAAGAGGTCAGATTATTGCAGAAGGTCGGCTGCAACCAACTTACTTTAACCTGCAATAACATGCTTTGTTTCGGCCACTTgagggcagcagaaacaagccgTCACCACATCACTGACAAAAGGACTGTCCTCACCAAAAATGATAACGATGATGATGTAAGCATCCACTCTCACTGCATGTAAATTGCATGTAAACACCCTGCCTGTGTATTCACTTCATCTCACCTCCATGACTCCGTCCAGCAGCCGGCCCAGCACGTCTCTCCTCTTGAGTTTCGCTCTCTCCATGCCTTCCAGCTTCACGATCACAGCGTCGATCTTGGACACTATGCTGCCGATAGAGTGCTCCATCCTGTCCACACGTCTCACCAGCCTGAGAAACAGACAGCATTAGTGGCCTTACTTATATTGAATTATTGATTGATAATTAATTGACTATTATattgatttcagtcaaaaggGAAGTGTATGCATGATTATGGCCCTCACTGATTAACCTGCATTTAAGCtacagaatgaaaacaacaaaagctcCATACACTTGAAACTCTTCGTAGGAGACGCCCCCTGAGCTGCTGCCGCGACGACGAGAGCTGTGGCCACTATCCTCGTCATCGTCTTCCTCTGAGTCGTCCTGGGTGCGAGGGAAGCTCCGCCCACTGCTGGGTCTAGTCAGCGAATTGCGTTCCAGATCCAAGTCCTCCTAGCATACgagcagaaacacactgaacatcTGCAGCTGTTGTGGCTCGGTGGACACTCCCACATAAATGCAgcgtgtgctgtgtttttttcaacttttgttTCACAAATTTAAGAAGCAGTTGGCATCgtcactcactctctctttctccaggtCGTCTCTCATTTGCTGGTGTTCATGCTCCGTCAGATCCGGATCGCCATCCTGATCGTACTTTGCAAAGATGGCCTGAATCTCTGCATCTGTGTGACCCTTTctgaacaaagacacaaaaaaaaggaaacacactCAGTACATAATACATTATATATGGGTAAATTTAAAGttacaaaaccaaacacattGAACATCGAAATAACATCAGCATAGTTTGTAGCTTTTAGGTTTCTATCACCCTTTCAGATCCTGGCGGAGTTCATCAAAGTTCAGTTTGCCCCCGGC containing:
- the abcg2d gene encoding broad substrate specificity ATP-binding cassette transporter ABCG2d yields the protein MERANHVNIAMIEDIGTNGTARSKVTTAVDQNKQPCGSTVSFHNIQYKVQLKSGFLCKRKTSPREILVDLNGIMRPGLNAILGPTGSGKSSFLDILAARKDPSGLSGEVLIDRAPQPPNFKCLSGYVVQEDVVMGTLTVRENLRFSAALRLPCSVPQSEKEARVNHLIKELGLTKVADSKVGTQMTRGISGGERKRTNIGMELIIDPSVLFLDEPTTGLDASTANSVLLLLKRMAGHGRTIIMSIHQPRYSIYRLFDTLTLLVNGKMVYHGPAPNALDYFANIGYPCEPHNNPADFFLDVINGDFTATTMTKVHGSEDLDFEDVSSSRQSIEERLVEEFRNSSYSGDTRAELDRIVQDKECILCPKSRTITYNSSFFHQLRWVLKRTFQNLMLNPQTSVAQLGVNIFLALIVGAIFFGVKDDQSGIQNRMGALFFITTNQCFSTVSAAELFIIERELFVHEYISGYYRVSVYFLSKILSDITLRTITSVIFSGIVYFMIGLKSTAAAFFVFTLTVTLVAYTATAMTMAISADQSVVALANIFMTITFVFMMIFSGLLVNLPSIMDWLAWLKYFSIPRYGLAALKINEFVGLKFCEEAVIQNTNMSASMTNCSVSTVGLTCTGEQYLDYLGIEYTTWGLWENHVALTVMTFIFLIIAYLKLRYIKKFT